Genomic segment of Pseudomonadota bacterium:
GATGAGGAACACATCGCACATCAGCAGCATGAACAGCGGCACGATCTTTGCGACGACGATCTCAGACGTCTCGGCCGGCGTCATGAGCAGCTGCTCGAGCGTGCCCGAGTCGCGCTCCCGTATGGTGGTCTGTGCCGAGACGATGGAGCCGTTCAGCACGAGGATCAGGCCGAAGGTGCCAGACACGATGAACCACGCGGTGATGAGGCCGGGATTGTAGAGCAGGGCCACCCGCGTGCGCACCGGGAGCGCCAGCGAGACCGACCCGGGAGGCGCGTGCGCGGCGTTCCACTCCCGCACGATGAGACCGGCGTAGCCCTGGGCCATGGCGGCGGTGTTGGCATTGGTTGCATCGATGAGCAGCTGCACCCGCGCGTCTTGACGGCGGGCGATGCGGCGGTCGAGATCGAACGGGATGACGAGGGCTGCATCATACGAGCCACGCCGCAGCCCCGCATCGACGGCGGCGACCGAATCGACCTGCCCTGCCAGCACGAAGGTGCGGTTCTCGATGAATGCCGAGATCAGATCGCGGCTCATCGATGAGCGCGACTCGTCGAGCACGGCCAGGCGCAGATGGTTCACCGTGGGGTTCAGCGCCAGCCCGAAGATGATGATCTGGACCGTGGGCGGGATGATGAGCGAGACGAGCAGCCCCCGATTGCGAAGGATCTGTCGCAGCTCTTTGCGGATCAGCGCCCAGAGACGCGTTCGACTCGGCATCTCAGGCCTCGAGCTGCATTCGACGGATGCGTCTCCAGGCCAGACCGAAGAACGTCAGGAAGAGCAGCAGCAGCGCCGACACATGCGGCCAGACGGCAGGCCAGCCTCCCCCGCGCAGAAACGCGTCGCGCACGATGACGAGGTAGTAGCGCGCGGGGGTCAGGTTCGACAGCACGCGAAGGGGCGACGGAACGTTGGAGAGAGGGAAGATGAAGCCGCTCAGCAGGTAGCTGAGCACGAACCCGCCCAGCTGCATGGCCTGCAGCGCGGAAGCCTGCTCGGGTACGCGAACGCCGACCATGACGCCGAACGAGATCACGGTGAAGAGAAACAAGACGCTGCCCACGAGGAACGCGGTCACATCACCGCGCAGACGCAATCCGAACACGGTGTGCAGCG
This window contains:
- a CDS encoding ABC transporter permease, whose translation is MHTVFGLRLRGDVTAFLVGSVLFLFTVISFGVMVGVRVPEQASALQAMQLGGFVLSYLLSGFIFPLSNVPSPLRVLSNLTPARYYLVIVRDAFLRGGGWPAVWPHVSALLLLFLTFFGLAWRRIRRMQLEA
- a CDS encoding ABC transporter permease, which gives rise to MPSRTRLWALIRKELRQILRNRGLLVSLIIPPTVQIIIFGLALNPTVNHLRLAVLDESRSSMSRDLISAFIENRTFVLAGQVDSVAAVDAGLRRGSYDAALVIPFDLDRRIARRQDARVQLLIDATNANTAAMAQGYAGLIVREWNAAHAPPGSVSLALPVRTRVALLYNPGLITAWFIVSGTFGLILVLNGSIVSAQTTIRERDSGTLEQLLMTPAETSEIVVAKIVPLFMLLMCDVFLILVVTRLVFSVPVRGSLALIVCGGALCLVAGIGVGTCIASFSKSALQAQLLSFFVNPPLALLAGATTPVEAMPPWLRPVTWLNPIRHFSIIARGILIKGTGLPELWPYFVSLGAIAGVLLIISIYRFRSQLA